In a single window of the Lolium rigidum isolate FL_2022 unplaced genomic scaffold, APGP_CSIRO_Lrig_0.1 contig_20234_1, whole genome shotgun sequence genome:
- the LOC124680572 gene encoding uncharacterized protein LOC124680572, which translates to MDANNDNNSSKSQNQQLEGEDRLSTLTDDILLSILGRLTAHMAARTSVLSTRWMHLPWLLPELSINVKEFLSGPCSDPAEENDMDQAMASLTNATRSFLAKPRKGSSIWRLNLQLYLINTFLCDIGPLLGDSVNSDLLKDLDLTIHDETDPLDRSEEDMIQRAQEMDGFFTAYPAVLRCLTRLCLYNVCFGKLDINHILSDCCKQLKHLVLFHSDSGECTPCKIDAPNSKLTVLEINTGRFEKLELVCLPKLERLEWNTWLSVYAPLSFGFVPSLGELKLSNGRPASHRGFKLSEVLDGATSIHTLTLDFQGENVWDHACEDNANVRSTFPERRNPWWEVDFRSSKNLLLKELQFIGFASFEHQFTFIRALLERAPKLQTIVLKPNEQCDECDALGTLPLSLLFPKEKGGQEKVASRITDGIFSPQIIFGE; encoded by the exons ATGGATGCCAACAACGATAATAACAGCTCCAAGAGCCAGAACCAA CAACTGGAGGGTGAAGATAGGCTCAGCACACTGACTGATGATATCTTACTCTCTATCTTGGGGAGACTCACTGCACATATGGCTGCAAGGACAAGTGTGCTCTCTACACGGTGGATGCATCTTCCTTGGTTGCTGCCTGAGCTCAGCATCAATGTCAAGGAATTCCTATCTGGTCCATGCTCTGACCCTGCTGAGGAAAATGATATGGATCAAGCTATGGCATCGTTAACAAATGCGACCAGGAGTTTCTTGGCTAAACCACGGAAAGGATCGAGCATTTGGAGGCTGAACCTTCAGCTATACTTGATCAACACTTTCTTATGTGACATTGGCCCACTCCTAGGTGATTCAGTCAATAGTGATTTGTTGAAAGATTTGGATCTCACCATTCATGACGAGACAGATCCTCTCGACCGTAGTGAGGAAGATATGATACAGCGAGCCCAGGAAATGGATGGTTTTTTCACTGCATACCCTGCTGTGCTCCGTTGCCTCACAAGACTCTGTCTATATAATGTATGCTTTGGAAAATTGGACATCAACCATATCTTGTCTGACTGCTGCAAGCAACTAAAGCACCTAGTCCTCTTTCATTCTGATAGTGGAGAATGCACTCCGTGTAAGATAGATGCGCCAAACTCAAAACTAACTGTTCTAGAAATCAACACGGGTCGCTTTGAGAAGCTTGAGTTGGTCTGTCTTCCAAAACTGGAGAGGCTCGAATGGAATACTTGGTTGTCTGTATATGCACCCTTGTCGTTTGGTTTTGTCCCATCTCTTGGGGAATTGAAACTATCAAATGGTAGACCAGCTTCTCATCGAGGGTTTAAATTAAGTGAGGTTCTAGATGGAGCCACAAGCATTCATACTCTGACATTGGATTTCCAAGGAGAAAAC GTATGGGACCATGCATGTGAAGACAATGCGAACGTAAGGTCGACATTCCCCGAAAGAAGAAATCCTTGGTGGGAGGTGGATTTCCGCAGCTCCAAGAACTTGCTATTGAAAGAGCTCCAGTTCATTGGCTTTGCGTCATTTGAACATCAGTTTACATTTATAAGAGCTTTGCTGGAGCGGGCTCCGAAATTGCAGACAATAGTTCTGAAACCAAACGAACAATGTGACGAATGTGACGCCCTTGGTACACTGCCGCTGTCTTTATTATTTCCAAAGGAAAAGGGTGGACAAGAAAAGGTGGCCAGCCGAATAACAGATGGCATATTCTCACCCCAGATAATTTTTGGTGAATAA